The Hymenobacter sp. DG01 genome has a segment encoding these proteins:
- a CDS encoding GatB/YqeY domain-containing protein yields MALKETIDADIKKAMLAKDKVRLTALRSIKSQILLAETAEGQHGAALTPDAEMKLLTKAAKQRREAAETYQKQFRSDLEEVELAELAIIEEYLPQQLSEADLVEKLVAIIQRVGATGPSDLGKVMGVAARELAGQADGRQISQVVNNLLNNTNV; encoded by the coding sequence ATGGCTCTCAAAGAAACCATCGACGCAGATATCAAAAAGGCCATGCTGGCCAAAGACAAAGTGCGCCTCACGGCCCTGCGCAGCATTAAGTCGCAGATTCTGCTGGCCGAAACGGCCGAAGGGCAGCACGGCGCCGCCCTCACCCCCGATGCCGAGATGAAGCTGCTGACCAAAGCCGCCAAGCAGCGCCGCGAGGCCGCCGAAACGTACCAGAAACAGTTCCGCTCCGATCTAGAAGAAGTGGAGCTGGCCGAGCTGGCGATTATTGAAGAGTACCTGCCCCAGCAGCTTTCCGAAGCTGACCTGGTAGAGAAGCTGGTTGCCATTATCCAGCGGGTAGGCGCTACCGGCCCCTCCGACCTGGGCAAGGTAATGGGGGTAGCCGCCCGCGAGCTGGCCGGCCAGGCCGATGGCCGTCAGATTTCTCAGGTAGTCAACAACCTGCTCAACAACACAAATGTGTAA
- the mnmH gene encoding tRNA 2-selenouridine(34) synthase MnmH: protein MPRLSLPDFLQGPAEVPILDVRAPVEYTQGHIPGALSFPLFSDEERARIGTTYKQMSQEKAVLLGLDFFGPRMSQMVKLAQKLAPHKQVRLHCWRGGMRSGAVLWLLELAGFQVQLLNKGYKDYRQWVLQEFGKARALLVLGGLTGSGKTDVLQALAAAGQPVLDLEGLASHKGSAFGSIGLPAQPTQEQFENDLAAMLATLPTATPTWVEDESRTIGSVHVPPPLFAQLHAAPLLVLEIPRTVRVRKLAEEYGRHDPAALAASILKIRKRLGGLATKEALAAIGEDDMEKMVSIVLDYYDRTYSHGLEGRRVVRVTSETADPLVNAELVRRAATEAGLLSPTPSGPANPNPGA from the coding sequence ATGCCTCGTCTTTCACTGCCTGATTTCCTGCAAGGCCCCGCCGAAGTGCCCATTCTGGATGTGCGCGCCCCGGTGGAGTACACCCAGGGACATATTCCCGGGGCCCTGAGCTTTCCGCTGTTCTCGGACGAGGAGCGGGCCCGCATCGGCACTACCTACAAGCAAATGAGCCAGGAGAAAGCCGTGCTGCTCGGGCTTGATTTCTTTGGTCCCCGCATGAGCCAGATGGTAAAGCTGGCCCAGAAGCTGGCTCCGCACAAGCAGGTGCGCCTGCACTGCTGGCGGGGCGGTATGCGGAGCGGTGCCGTACTGTGGCTGCTGGAGTTGGCCGGGTTTCAGGTGCAGCTCTTAAACAAAGGCTACAAAGACTACCGGCAGTGGGTGTTGCAAGAGTTTGGCAAGGCCCGCGCGTTGCTGGTATTGGGCGGCCTTACCGGCTCGGGCAAAACCGATGTGTTGCAGGCGCTGGCCGCTGCCGGGCAGCCCGTGCTGGATCTGGAAGGGCTGGCCAGTCATAAAGGCTCCGCCTTCGGCAGCATTGGCCTGCCGGCCCAGCCCACGCAGGAGCAGTTCGAGAACGATCTGGCCGCCATGCTGGCAACGCTGCCTACGGCAACGCCTACCTGGGTTGAAGATGAAAGCCGCACCATCGGGAGTGTGCATGTGCCCCCGCCGTTGTTCGCGCAGCTCCATGCCGCCCCCCTGCTCGTGCTGGAAATTCCGCGTACGGTGCGGGTGCGCAAGCTGGCCGAGGAGTACGGCCGCCACGACCCGGCCGCCCTGGCCGCCAGCATCCTCAAAATCAGGAAGCGCCTGGGCGGACTGGCTACCAAGGAGGCCCTGGCCGCTATTGGCGAGGACGACATGGAGAAAATGGTGAGCATCGTGCTCGATTATTATGACCGTACGTACAGCCACGGCCTGGAAGGCCGACGGGTAGTGCGCGTAACCTCCGAAACCGCCGACCCGCTGGTAAATGCCGAGCTGGTACGACGCGCGGCTACAGAGGCCGGCCTGCTCTCCCCTACCCCCTCCGGCCCGGCTAACCCTAACCCCGGCGCCTAG
- a CDS encoding pyridoxine 5'-phosphate synthase — translation MTKLSVNINKIATLRNARGHNRPDLLQAARDCERFGAQGITVHPRPDERHIRYQDVRDLKRIVTTELNVEGNPTPDFLELVREVRPEQVTLVPDAPDAITSNAGWDTVRHQEYLQDVVADLKSLGARVSIFLDPVPELVRAAASTGTDRIELYTEDYARRYHADREHAIRAYREAAEVAQQLGLGLNAGHDLDLDNLAYLHQNLPGLAEVSIGHALICDALYMGLENTIQLYRRQLQ, via the coding sequence ATGACAAAGCTTAGCGTAAACATCAACAAGATAGCCACCCTACGGAACGCCCGCGGCCACAACCGCCCCGACCTGCTGCAGGCCGCCCGCGACTGTGAGCGGTTTGGAGCCCAGGGCATTACGGTACACCCCCGCCCCGATGAGCGCCACATCCGCTACCAGGACGTGCGCGACCTGAAGCGCATCGTAACCACGGAGCTGAATGTAGAAGGCAACCCTACCCCCGATTTTCTGGAGTTAGTGCGCGAAGTGCGCCCCGAGCAGGTTACCCTGGTTCCCGACGCCCCCGATGCTATTACGTCCAACGCCGGCTGGGACACCGTCCGCCACCAGGAGTACCTACAGGACGTAGTGGCCGATTTGAAAAGCCTGGGTGCCCGCGTCAGCATTTTCCTGGACCCCGTGCCAGAGTTGGTACGAGCCGCCGCCAGCACCGGCACCGACCGGATTGAGCTTTACACCGAAGACTACGCCCGCCGCTACCACGCCGACCGGGAGCATGCTATCCGGGCCTATCGGGAGGCCGCTGAAGTAGCTCAGCAGCTAGGCCTGGGCCTCAATGCCGGCCACGACCTGGATCTGGACAATTTAGCTTACCTGCACCAGAACCTGCCGGGCCTGGCAGAGGTTAGTATTGGTCATGCTCTAATCTGCGACGCCTTGTATATGGGGCTGGAAAATACCATCCAGCTCTACCGGCGGCAGTTGCAGTAG
- the selD gene encoding selenide, water dikinase SelD — protein sequence MALAPETTDHIRLTQYSHGAGCGCKIAPKVLDQILHTSIPQPHHDKLLVGNSSRDDAAVYDIGGGQALISTTDFFMPIVDDAYDFGRIASANAISDVYAMGGRPVMAIAVLGWPIDKLAPEVARRVIEGSRSICAEAGIPLAGGHSIDSPEPIFGLAVTGLLDINNLKQNDTATAGCELYLTKPLGVGMLTTAQKRGILQPEHEQIAPHSMMQLNKIGEALGKLAAVRAMTDVTGFGLLGHLAEVCEGSNLTAEVEFSKVPRLPEAEQYRAQKSIPGGTVRNWDSYGHKIGELTEEQRQWLCDPQTSGGLLVCVEPAGRAAVQAIFAGHGLALDPFGQLREHTAGEPWIQVR from the coding sequence ATGGCCCTTGCCCCCGAAACCACCGACCACATCCGCCTGACCCAGTACAGCCACGGCGCGGGCTGCGGCTGCAAAATTGCGCCCAAGGTCCTCGACCAGATCCTGCACACCAGTATTCCGCAGCCTCACCACGACAAGCTGCTGGTAGGCAACTCCTCCCGCGACGACGCAGCCGTGTACGACATTGGCGGCGGCCAGGCCCTGATCAGCACCACCGACTTCTTTATGCCCATCGTGGATGATGCCTACGATTTTGGGCGCATTGCCTCGGCCAATGCTATTTCCGATGTGTACGCCATGGGCGGGCGCCCGGTCATGGCTATTGCCGTGCTGGGCTGGCCCATTGATAAGCTGGCGCCCGAAGTGGCCCGCCGCGTAATTGAGGGCAGCCGCAGCATCTGTGCCGAAGCCGGCATTCCGCTGGCTGGGGGGCACAGCATCGACTCGCCGGAGCCGATTTTTGGACTGGCCGTGACGGGCCTGCTCGACATCAACAACCTGAAACAGAATGACACCGCCACGGCCGGCTGCGAGCTGTACCTAACCAAGCCACTGGGGGTAGGCATGCTTACCACGGCCCAGAAGCGCGGCATCCTGCAGCCGGAGCACGAGCAGATTGCCCCGCACAGCATGATGCAGCTCAACAAAATAGGTGAAGCCCTGGGCAAGCTGGCTGCCGTGCGCGCCATGACCGATGTAACGGGCTTCGGGCTGCTGGGGCACCTTGCCGAAGTGTGCGAGGGTAGCAACCTCACGGCCGAAGTGGAATTCAGCAAAGTGCCACGGCTGCCTGAAGCCGAGCAATACCGCGCCCAGAAGTCGATTCCGGGGGGTACGGTACGCAACTGGGACTCGTACGGTCACAAAATAGGAGAGCTTACCGAAGAGCAGCGCCAGTGGCTCTGCGACCCTCAGACCTCCGGGGGCCTGCTAGTGTGCGTGGAACCTGCGGGCCGGGCGGCCGTGCAGGCCATTTTTGCCGGGCATGGCCTCGCGCTGGATCCTTTCGGACAGTTGCGCGAGCACACGGCCGGTGAGCCCTGGATTCAGGTCCGGTAG